In Uranotaenia lowii strain MFRU-FL chromosome 2, ASM2978415v1, whole genome shotgun sequence, one genomic interval encodes:
- the LOC129743185 gene encoding uncharacterized protein LOC129743185: MGHFVQSFLTDREAKTFIDGKLSSSRQIANGVPQGSVLAPTLFLVAMQSLFEKVPENVKVLAYADDITLMSRSPFSKLSRKKLQLALDKIAEWAPNMGLTFAPEKSHLIHLSNRKKRLNRLPPLILDNKVIPAAHTARILGVWLDDKLKFIAHANQVRKSSTPKLNILKKICSAWGAGSRESLFRFLNGWLLPTMLHGFGLYSRGGDHTHTRLEPIYNQAVRIISGAFRSSPIVSLMAECGQEPFEYVLSKNLISKAIRWLSYERDPNVPMVRRAESYLNKYGASLPDIAPRPEPRLRKFNKAIPQVDMSLLNKMRAGTNPAVALPLFYQHVESKYKNLAKLYTDGSKSIDGRVGCGIFSDNETAALALPSICSVFSSEAYAILRAAEELCPPSGSVIFSDSASVLRAVLSGNTKHSWINTLSDLAIQKSIILCWIPGHTNIPGNEAADRLANEGNQTEQLNIPIPCTDATGWLKKHLSISWSHQWNACTDAKLREVKNCTSVWTDRKSFLERRILTRLRIGHTRLTHGFLMDKGDPPYCQACNVPNSVKHIIIQCPVYQEARTDSGLATSLREALSNDPDEEEKVFSFLRTTKLIAEI, encoded by the coding sequence ATGGGACATTTCGTTCAAAGCTTCCTAACAGACCGTGAAGCGAAAACATTCATCGACGGAAAACTGTCCTCCTCTCGTCAGATAGCGAATGGTGTTCCTCAAGGATCTGTTTTGGCCCCAACCCTTTTCCTAGTAGCGATGCAATCTTTATTCGAAAAGGTCCCAGAGAATGTCAAAGTCCTGGCATATGCGGATGACATCACTCTTATGTCGAGGTCCCCTTTCTCTAAACTATCTCGAAAGAAATTACAACTGGCACTCGACAAAATAGCTGAATGGGCTCCAAACATGGGCCTCACATTTGCTCCGGAGAAATCTCATCTGATCCATTtgagcaacagaaaaaaaagacttAACCGACTCCCTCCACTTATACTGGACAACAAAGTCATCCCTGCTGCCCACACCGCCCGTATCTTGGGTGTCTGGCTTGAcgataaacttaaatttatagCCCACGCCAATCAGGTTCGCAAATCTTCAACACCAAAACTAAATATCCTCAAGAAAATATGCAGTGCCTGGGGAGCAGGTTCCCGTGAGTCTTTGTTCAGATTTCTAAATGGATGGCTTTTGCCCACCATGCTCCACGGCTTCGGATTATACAGCCGCGGAGGCGACCACACCCACACACGCTTGGAACCAATCTACAACCAAGCTGTTCGCATCATAAGTGGAGCTTTTCGAAGCAGCCCAATAGTTTCCCTCATGGCGGAATGCGGCCAAGAACCTTTTGAATATGTCCTATCCAAAAATCTGATATCAAAAGCTATTCGATGGCTGTCGTACGAGCGTGATCCCAACGTCCCAATGGTAAGACGTGCCGAAAGTTACCTAAATAAATATGGAGCATCTCTCCCTGACATTGCACCTCGTCCCGAACCTAGACTTCGCAAATTTAATAAAGCAATCCCGCAAGTGGATATGAGTTTGCTTAACAAAATGCGTGCCGGAACAAACCCAGCAGTTGCGCTACCACTATTTTACCAGCATGTTGAGTCTAAATACAAGAACCTAGCAAAACTCTACACCGACGGATCTAAATCGATTGATGGTCGAGTCGGATGTGGTATATTCAGCGATAACGAAACCGCTGCACTTGCCCTACCATCCATATGTTCCGTATTCAGCTCTGAAGCTTACGCTATCCTGAGAGCTGCCGAAGAGCTTTGCCCGCCATCAGGATCTGTTATCTTTTCCGACTCCGCAAGCGTTCTTAGAGCTGTCCTCTCTGGAAACACCAAACACTCTTGGATCAACACGTTATCCGACCTCGCTATTCAAAAAAGCATCATCCTATGCTGGATACCTGGTCACACCAACATCCCAGGCAACGAAGCAGCAGACCGCCTGGCCAACGAAGGCAATCAAACGGAACAGTTGAACATTCCCATTCCATGCACAGACGCCACTGGCTGGCTGAAGAAACACCTTTCTATATCCTGGAGCCATCAATGGAACGCCTGTACGGATGCCAAGTTAAGAGAAGTTAAAAACTGCACTTCAGTTTGGACAGACCGGAAATCCTTCCTCGAACGGAGAATCCTTACTCGGTTGCGCATCGGGCACACTAGACTGACCCATGGATTCTTAATGGACAAAGGTGACCCTCCCTACTGTCAAGCATGCAACGTACCGAATTCCGTAAAACACATAATCATCCAATGCCCAGTATACCAGGAAGCGCGAACGGACAGCGGATTGGCAACTAGCCTCAGAGAAGCCTTGTCGAACGATCCGGACGAAGAGGAAAAAGTTTTCTCGTTTCTTCGAACAACCAAACTTATTGCTGAAATTTGA